A region of the Desulfonatronovibrio hydrogenovorans DSM 9292 genome:
CACCGCATTCTGCCCCAGGCCATCCAGTGGCTGGCCCAGGACCGGCTGAAGGTAAGCGGGCGCAGGGTGGAGATTGAAGGCGCACCTCAGCCGCTGCTTGCAGGAGGTGGACAGGAGACTGCCCTGGTCAGCCCTGGCCTGGACAAGGGATTTTGATCAGCCTGGCAGTCGGTACAGGCTTTTGAAGTGGCTGTTGTTGATTGTTTTTTAATGTGTTGTGGCGGTAGCGATCTTCCCCCGGCTTCTTTTGGTAACCAGTATTTTTTGATGTGTCATTTTAAGTTTGATTTCTCACCAATCGGTGAGGAGAAAGGTGGTACGTTAAAATCGCCAGCTCCACGCTGATGTCCTTATTCAAAATAACCATGTTTTCTGGTACAACCACTGAGCGGGACGCAAAGTAAAGGGCTCCTTTGATCCCGATTCTACTCAGTCGATTAATAATCTGCTGTACCTCTGGTGGTGGGACTGCAATAATTGCCAGGTCAATGTCCGAAGAAGTCAACTCCTGTTCAAGATTAGACACGGAATAAATAGGTATTCCGTCAACATTGTGTCCTGCCAAAGCAGGTGTATTGTCAAATATGCTGACTATCTCCATTTTTCTTTTGTTGAAGGTCGTGGAATGCATAAAGACTCTGCTTAAGCTGGCAGCTCCTACCAGTATTATTTTCCAAGATCGATTGAATCCCAGAGTAGTTGCGAGTTGTTTTTTCAGATAATCAACCGGATATCCTTTTCCTTTCACTCCGAATAAGCCAAACTGACTTAGATCCTTTCTTACCAGAGCCGGGGTCAATCCCTGGATATTTCCGATTTCCAGCGAAGAAGTGAATTTAACATTGTTTTCTTTGAGATACTCCAGAGTTCGGAGGTAAACAGGCAGCCTCCTTGAGGAAGTGTTGATTTTACGAAAGGGTCTTACTCTTTTTTTGTTTCCGTCCATTGAAAGCCTTTCCTTATGGATGCGTCAAACTGAAGGTTAGCAGTTGGTTGGAATTTATGATCATTTTCTAGGACCACTCTGGGCCTTTTACTTTTACACGGTGCGCTGCCCGGCTTAACAGCAAAGTGTCAGCCAGGGGCAGCGCAGTCTCAGGTTGCACGGTTCTGTTGAAGAGAGGGGCATGAATTTATGGATGCTTAACAAACTTATTGGCTGTGTGCTCACTTCCTGAATGGCATGGAGTGCATTCCATCACCCCTTTGTAAATCGGTGATTCTTTTCCTGGACCATGGCAGCTGTTGCAGTAGGCCACTGATTCAGGCTGGCTGTATGCTGGGAGAAAATCTTGTCTCTGCTTGGCGTTCATTATTTCTATTGCCTTGATTGCGACATCAGCAGTAATCCGGGCGCAACGTTCGCCTCGTTCCTTGCTTTTCTCTGCAAATCCAGTTTGATAACACCATCTGCTGACTGAAACGTGGCATAGGACCGAATCGCTTATACTGGTGGGGATTTTCCCGGCCACGCCTTTTGCTCCAGCTCCTGGATCATACTCCGGATGCGGGGTCTGTTCATACCATCGAAACAGTTCTGTTACCATAGGGTCCCGTTCCCTTCGCCCCCAGAATAGCGCCATGGCACTTGCCGCTCCCAGTAATGCACCACACAAAGTTCCAAAATCGGAAGTCCCTCCTTTGCCAACTTCGAGCATGCTGAACGGAAATGTATTGTAGGGTGCTCCGAATTTTTCTCCCATAGTGCCAACAATGGCATAGAAGGCACCATATCCGCAGCCCAGGCCGTCATGCCAGTACCCATCATAGGCCACCGGAGCACACTGATCAGGATCAAGAATACATGGCTTCCAGGAGAATAGTCCCCCCTGCTGTTCAAATCTTTCCAGTTCGAATGCCTGGGCAGTCCTTCCTGTCACTCCCAATGCGCCGCCGATTACAGCCCCTCCCAGGGCACTCATCAAACTTCTTCTGCTGATTACAGTCATTTTGATCTCCTCGTCAGTCCGACTTTGGTTTTGGTTAATGAAGAGTAAGCTGGAGCCTTTACAATATTAAATACTATTTATTGAGTAATTATTAAGCAATCAATGTGCCATATTCGCAAAGGAGTTAATCGAGTTTTATTGAAAAATATTATTAATTATATTAGGGCATTAATGTAGAGAGGTGGTGTGGTAGTGCTAAGAATATTAAAATAATGGAAACTCGAGGCAGCATTGCTGCCAATTGGTGTTTGCGGCTGGAAAGAGGGTGTGGGCGCTGCTGGCAGATAATAATGGATTAATAAAGGGCGTAGGGGAATGATTTAAAAAGCCGGGGCTGTCTGTTGCCCCGGCTACTCGATTAAAAGGTCTGAAGTGTCTTGGATTGGACCAGGTTTAAGGCCTGTCCATGAAAATACCCTTGCCAGTCCGTCCGGATCTGCGGGGTGCTGTTCGGGCCGGTTTCTTCTGCCTGGGTCCGGGATTCCCTGCTTTGCTGTAATCAAATCCATCCAGCTGGATGCGCTCAACAGCCTGGCCCAAAGCCCTTTCAATGACCCGGACCTGATCAGCATCCTCACTGGTGACAAGAGAAAGGGCCTTGCCGGAACGCTCTGCCCGGCCGGTGCGGCCGATGCGATGGGTATAGCTTTCCGCTGTATCAGGGAGGTCAAAGTTGATTACATGGGAGATCAGGTCACAGTCAATTCCCCTGGAAGCAATATCTGTAGCCACCATGATTTTGTATTTTCCAGTGCGAAAGCCAGTCATGGATTCCTGACGCCGGTTCTGGGACATATTGCCCTGGAGGAAGGTTGACGCCCATCCCCTGCTTTCCAGTTTCCTGGCCAGGGATTTGGCCCGGTGCTTGGTCCGGGTAAAGATGAGCAGGCTTTGGTGGTCGGTGACTCGAAGCAGTTCTTCCAGTAGCCCTGCCTTGAGATGGGCCGGAACCGGATAAAAGGCATGAGAGATGGCTGCAACCGGTGCTGACGCTCCAGCCTTTATCTCCTCGGGGTTGTGCAGATATTCTCTGGTCAGGCTGCGGATGGCCTGGGGCATGGTGGCTGAAAAGAGCATGGTCTGGCGCTGGGATGGCAGGCGGCTGATAATTCTTCGGATGTCAGGGGCAAAGCCCATGTCCAGCATCCGGTCGGCCTCGTCCAGGACCAGGGTGTTGACTTGGGAAAGGTCGGCCAGGCCCTGGTTCATGAGATCCAAAAGCCGTCCCGGGCAGGCAACTATGACCTGGGCCCGGTCCAGCCCCCTGACCTGCGGGGTCTGGCTCACTCCGCCAAACACGGCAACGCTTTTGATCCTGGTCTTTGCACCCAGCTCGGTAAAATTTTCATGGATCTGCAGGGCCAGTTCCCTGGTCGGGGCCAGAACCAGTACCTGAGCCCCTCTGTTTAATGAGGTCTCGTGGGCAAGCAGTTTCTGGAGAATGGGAAGCACAAAGGCTGCAGTTTTGCCGGTGCCGGTCTGGGCCAGACCGAGGACGTCCCGGCCAGCCAGCAGTGGTGGAATGGCCCGGGTTTGGATAGGGGTTGGAGACACATATCCAGCCAGACGTATGCCGTCCAGGATGCGCCTGTCCAGATCAAAGGATTCAAAATTCATAAAATAACTCCTGAAAAATATGTACAGATCTGCAGCAGGGCATGATCGCAAGCTGCGTACCCTATTAAGAAGGGCAGTGGAAATTGTCGGCTATGGGGTCGAGGAATCCATCGGGCTGGCGGCTTAGAAGCCGGTACAAGGCATCCAAAGAATGGTCTCAAATCCAATCATGCTGTAGCAGATTAACTTTTATACATTTTTCTGGGGATGTAAAGTCAAGATATCGAACTGGAAACTGGAGATAAGAAGATGTATTGTCCAGCCCGGTTCCATGGGCGGATAGGACAGGCTTAGGAGCTCTGGCTGGAGCCTGATCCAGCCAGATAGATGCATTATGGACCGAGTATGGCAGAATTGAACTTCAGCCGTTAACCCAGGTTTATTTGAAACAGCTGGGCCAGTTCCACTGCCCTGGGGTCGTCCAGAATCTTTTGGTGCATTTTCTGCCGAAGCATCTCACTGCTCTCCTGGTTTACAATCAGGGATTGATAGTGGTCCTGTGTACCACTGATGCCTTCTTCCTGGAGAACTTCCTGATAGTATTCCCTGATCAGCTGGTTGTACTCCTTGAGTTCATCCGGGTGTT
Encoded here:
- a CDS encoding redox-sensing transcriptional repressor Rex translates to MDGNKKRVRPFRKINTSSRRLPVYLRTLEYLKENNVKFTSSLEIGNIQGLTPALVRKDLSQFGLFGVKGKGYPVDYLKKQLATTLGFNRSWKIILVGAASLSRVFMHSTTFNKRKMEIVSIFDNTPALAGHNVDGIPIYSVSNLEQELTSSDIDLAIIAVPPPEVQQIINRLSRIGIKGALYFASRSVVVPENMVILNKDISVELAILTYHLSPHRLVRNQT
- a CDS encoding split-Soret cytochrome c — translated: MTVISRRSLMSALGGAVIGGALGVTGRTAQAFELERFEQQGGLFSWKPCILDPDQCAPVAYDGYWHDGLGCGYGAFYAIVGTMGEKFGAPYNTFPFSMLEVGKGGTSDFGTLCGALLGAASAMALFWGRRERDPMVTELFRWYEQTPHPEYDPGAGAKGVAGKIPTSISDSVLCHVSVSRWCYQTGFAEKSKERGERCARITADVAIKAIEIMNAKQRQDFLPAYSQPESVAYCNSCHGPGKESPIYKGVMECTPCHSGSEHTANKFVKHP
- a CDS encoding DEAD/DEAH box helicase, producing MNFESFDLDRRILDGIRLAGYVSPTPIQTRAIPPLLAGRDVLGLAQTGTGKTAAFVLPILQKLLAHETSLNRGAQVLVLAPTRELALQIHENFTELGAKTRIKSVAVFGGVSQTPQVRGLDRAQVIVACPGRLLDLMNQGLADLSQVNTLVLDEADRMLDMGFAPDIRRIISRLPSQRQTMLFSATMPQAIRSLTREYLHNPEEIKAGASAPVAAISHAFYPVPAHLKAGLLEELLRVTDHQSLLIFTRTKHRAKSLARKLESRGWASTFLQGNMSQNRRQESMTGFRTGKYKIMVATDIASRGIDCDLISHVINFDLPDTAESYTHRIGRTGRAERSGKALSLVTSEDADQVRVIERALGQAVERIQLDGFDYSKAGNPGPRQKKPARTAPRRSGRTGKGIFMDRP